A window of Syntrophobacterales bacterium genomic DNA:
GGAGATACGCACCCAAACACAAAAGTTGTGAAAGAAAATATGAAGGCCGCATATCTCAACACTGATCGTAAGGAATTGTTTGAGGACTGGTTTCAAAGAATGTTTGATGTTTAAGCCGCAGGTTTGCACATACTTCAAGGTATAAGTTTTTAGTAAATTCCGTAACGGCAATCTGATTGTAATTGTAACACATTAGATGGAGCGGGCGACGGGGCTCGAACCCGCGGCATCAAGCTTGGGAAGCTTGCACTCTACCAGCTGAGTTACGCCCGCACAGGTATTATAATAATGGAAACAGGAGAGTAAATCAATAGTTTGTTAGTCCTTCCTGTTGCGCTTGAATCTTTCCCCGGATATTGCACAGTCAGGTTTCCACGGGGGTATAGTCATTCTTCGATACCATTTAACAACATGTCTTGAGGGATTATTCCATCAGGTTTTGAGACTCGGCCGTATTCACACGGTGCGGATACTTTGCCTCGGGTGTCTGCCGGTGAGACCATAAGGTAGGTAACCAGACTCCAGTCTTTTGGACTCAGCGCTCTCAAGGGTTTGTGCGATTTTTTGTTTTATGATATATAATATACCGATGAATGTACTCATAATTGAAGATGAAGTCAAAGTCGCAAGCTTTATAAGCCGGGGCCTTGAAGAAGAAGGATATCGCGTCGATGTAGCAAATGACGGGAGGCAGGGCCTGGACCAACTGAAAGAGTCAAGCTATGATATTGTGCTTCTTGATCTGATGATCCCGGAGATTGATGGACTAGAGGTCCTAAGAGAAGTGCGCTCTTGGGGTATGAACACGCCTGTTCTTATCATCACGGCCAAAAGTTCTAAAGAAGATGTGGTAAAAGGGTTAGATACCGGGAGCGACGACTACCTGACCAAGCCATTTTCCTTTGACGAGCTTTTGGCCCGGATGCGCGCCCTTTTGAGGAGGAGCAAACAGGCCGACACCCGCATACTCGAATACGGACACATTGTCTTGGACCCTTATGACAGAAAATTGAGTATGGACTCTAAAGAAGTGGAACTGACAGATAAGGAGTTTCTTATCATGGAATTCCTGCTCAAGAACCCTGAAAGACCACTCACGAGAAATGAGATAGCCGAATACGTGTGGCAGAATAAGGTCGAATCGACAAACATTGTAGATGTATATGTCAACTTTTTAAGAAAGAAGCTCGACTCACTCTCCACAAGGAGGTATATTCATACAGTACGGGGTATAGGCTACATAATTAAAGAAGGCGATGAGGAAAGTTAATCTGCCTATAAGGTGGAGGCTTACAATCTGGTACGGCGCGATACTCGCGCTTATTCTCGTCGTCTTTTCGTCAGGCGTCTATGTTTATTTCAGGAACAGCCTCCAGAAAAGCATCGATACGAAAATCAAATCTATAGCGGAAGTATTATCGTCTTCCATGACAGAGACTCATGGCAATACCGTGTTGGGAAACTTTGAACGGTACCTGGAGAACGTGTTAGGGAGAAAGCCGAAGGGAAAGTTCATACAAATAATCGACAGGTCCGGGAAGATCGGGGCAAAAATGAGCGACATTGAGACGGAGACGGTACCCACCAGCTTCAACACTATGGAACGGGCCTTAAGAGGGGAAGTAGTCTACGAGACTCTGGGCGCAAAACGGCCGAGGCTCCGGATGATCACACTGCCCATAGCGGACGGCAAGGCTGAAAGCAAGAAAGTGACGAGTATTGTACAGGTAGGAACATCTCTCGAAGATTTCGACGAGACAATGACCAAGCTTCTTATCGTCATGATTATCGGTATCCCGACATCGCTCTCGGCCACGGTAATGGTCGGTTATTTTATGGCGAGAAAGACATTGAGGCCCGTGGATCAACTCAGAAAG
This region includes:
- a CDS encoding response regulator transcription factor, translated to MNVLIIEDEVKVASFISRGLEEEGYRVDVANDGRQGLDQLKESSYDIVLLDLMIPEIDGLEVLREVRSWGMNTPVLIITAKSSKEDVVKGLDTGSDDYLTKPFSFDELLARMRALLRRSKQADTRILEYGHIVLDPYDRKLSMDSKEVELTDKEFLIMEFLLKNPERPLTRNEIAEYVWQNKVESTNIVDVYVNFLRKKLDSLSTRRYIHTVRGIGYIIKEGDEES